From a region of the Pseudomonas fulva 12-X genome:
- a CDS encoding ATP-binding protein, translating into MKAPLWFPQSFFSRTLWLVLIVVLFSKALTLVYLMMNEDVLVDRQYSHGAALTLRAYWAADPEDRANIAEAAGLKRVTRAEVPASEEHWPYSEIFQRQMQSELGPDTETRVRAKSPPALWVHAPTLGEDWVRVPLYPHPLRGQRIWSVLGWFLGIGLLSTAAAWIFVRQLSAPLKRLVIAARQFGQGRSVRLPVGDTPSEMAEVYRAFNQMAEDVEQAGRERELMLAGVSHDLRTPLTRLRLSLEFLDHDSELTDDMVRDIEDMDAILDQFLAFIRDGRDEPVEELELTELIREVVAPYNQKQEQVRLFLEPVPAFPLRRVSIKRLIVNLIENALRYGGGAVEIVLSVADDHSAPYVVLSVLDRGAGIDPSELGSIVNPFIRGDSARGGKGAGLGLAIVKRIASLHGGSVELRNRSGGGLEARICLPLGLLLPRDAA; encoded by the coding sequence ATGAAAGCTCCACTCTGGTTTCCGCAAAGCTTCTTCTCGCGCACCCTCTGGCTGGTGCTGATCGTCGTGCTGTTCTCCAAGGCGCTGACCCTCGTCTACCTGATGATGAACGAGGACGTGCTGGTCGACCGTCAGTACAGCCACGGAGCGGCGCTGACCCTGCGCGCCTACTGGGCGGCGGACCCCGAGGACCGCGCCAATATCGCCGAAGCGGCAGGCCTGAAGCGGGTGACGCGCGCGGAAGTGCCGGCCAGCGAGGAGCACTGGCCGTACAGCGAGATTTTCCAGCGGCAGATGCAGTCCGAACTCGGCCCGGACACCGAAACCCGGGTGCGGGCCAAGAGCCCGCCGGCGCTCTGGGTGCATGCGCCGACGCTCGGTGAGGATTGGGTGCGCGTGCCACTGTATCCGCATCCGTTGCGCGGCCAGCGAATCTGGAGCGTGCTGGGCTGGTTTCTGGGTATCGGCCTGTTGTCCACAGCCGCCGCCTGGATCTTCGTGCGCCAGCTCAGCGCGCCGCTCAAGCGCCTGGTGATCGCTGCCCGCCAGTTCGGCCAGGGCCGTAGCGTGCGGCTGCCGGTGGGCGATACGCCGAGCGAAATGGCCGAGGTGTACCGCGCCTTCAACCAGATGGCCGAGGATGTCGAGCAGGCCGGGCGCGAGCGCGAGCTTATGCTCGCCGGGGTATCACACGACTTGCGCACGCCGCTCACCCGCTTGCGGCTGTCCCTGGAGTTTCTCGATCACGATTCGGAACTGACCGACGACATGGTGCGCGACATCGAGGACATGGATGCGATCCTCGATCAGTTCCTGGCCTTTATCCGTGACGGTCGTGATGAGCCGGTTGAGGAGCTGGAGCTGACCGAGCTGATCCGCGAGGTAGTGGCGCCCTACAACCAGAAACAGGAACAGGTGCGTCTGTTCCTCGAACCGGTGCCGGCCTTTCCGCTGCGCCGGGTGTCGATCAAGCGGCTGATCGTCAACCTGATCGAGAACGCCCTGCGCTATGGCGGCGGCGCCGTAGAGATCGTGCTGTCGGTGGCCGATGATCACAGCGCACCCTATGTGGTGCTCAGTGTGCTGGACCGTGGCGCTGGTATCGACCCGAGCGAGCTGGGTAGTATCGTCAACCCGTTCATCCGCGGCGACAGCGCCCGCGGTGGCAAGGGGGCCGGGCTGGGCCTGGCCATCGTCAAGCGCATCGCCTCGCTGCACGGCGGTAGCGTTGAGCTGCGCAACCGCTCCGGCGGAGGGCTGGAGGCCCGTATCTGCTTGCCTCTGGGTTTGTTGTTACCACGCGACGCCGCCTGA
- the ompR gene encoding osmolarity response regulator transcription factor OmpR, with protein sequence MSSTAVQPVEGEKILIVDDDARLRRLLERFFDEQGYRVRAVENVEQMDRLLSRELFNLVVLDLMLPGEDGMSACRRLRASNNQVPIIMLTAKGDEGSRIQGLEIGADDYLAKPFNPRELLARIKAVLRRQAPVVPGAPGSEDETVTFGDYELSLATRELKKGDEVHMLTTGEFAVLKALVQHAREPLTRDKLMNLARGREWDALERSIDVQISRLRRLIEPDPSKPRYIQTVWGVGYVFVPDGNK encoded by the coding sequence ATGAGCAGCACTGCAGTACAACCGGTCGAAGGCGAGAAGATTCTGATTGTCGATGACGACGCCCGTCTGCGTCGTCTGCTCGAGCGCTTCTTCGACGAACAGGGCTATCGCGTTCGCGCCGTGGAAAACGTCGAGCAGATGGACCGCCTGCTGTCGCGCGAGCTGTTCAACCTGGTGGTGCTCGACCTGATGCTGCCTGGCGAAGACGGCATGAGCGCCTGCCGCCGCCTGCGCGCCTCGAACAATCAGGTGCCGATCATCATGCTCACCGCCAAGGGTGACGAGGGCAGCCGCATCCAGGGTCTGGAAATCGGTGCCGACGATTACCTGGCCAAACCCTTCAACCCGCGCGAACTGCTGGCGCGCATCAAGGCCGTGCTGCGCCGCCAGGCGCCGGTGGTGCCGGGCGCGCCGGGCAGCGAGGACGAGACCGTCACCTTCGGTGATTACGAGCTGTCCCTGGCAACGCGCGAGCTGAAGAAGGGCGACGAAGTCCATATGCTCACCACCGGCGAATTCGCCGTGCTCAAGGCGTTGGTGCAACATGCCCGCGAGCCGCTGACCCGCGACAAGCTGATGAACCTGGCCCGCGGCCGTGAGTGGGACGCCCTGGAACGTTCCATCGACGTACAGATTTCCCGCCTGCGCCGCCTGATCGAGCCGGACCCGTCCAAGCCACGCTACATCCAGACGGTCTGGGGTGTGGGCTATGTGTTCGTGCCGGACGGCAATAAATAA
- a CDS encoding Tex family protein, whose amino-acid sequence MLSINNRIAEELGVRPQQVAAAVQLLDEGSTVPFIARYRKEVTGSLDDTQLRNLEERLRYLRELDDRRASILASIEEQGKLTPELTREINLADTKTRLEDLYLPYKQKRRTKGQIALEAGLGELADALFNDPGLTPETEAARFIDAEKGFADTKAVLEGAKYILMERFAEDASLLSSLRGFLKDNATLSARVIAGKEEEGAKFRDYFEHDEKLKGAPSHRALAIFRGRNEGILNASLKVGEELPGTLHPCEGMIAERFGISNQGRAADKWLGEVVRWTWKVKLYTHLETDLLGELREAAEDEAISVFARNLHDLLLAAPAGPRATLGLDPGLRTGCKVAVVDATGKLLDTATVYPHAPRNDWDGTLNVLAKLCAKHGVDLIAIGNGTASRETDKLAIELIKKYPGLKMTKIMVSEAGASVYSASELAAKEFPDLDVSLRGAVSIARRLQDPLAELVKIDPKSIGVGQYQHDVSQLKLARSLDAVVEDCVNAVGVDVNTASSALLARISGLNATLAQNIVAHRDAHGAFKTRDALKKVPRLGDKTFEQAAGFLRVMNGDNPLDASAVHPETYPLVQRIAADTGRDIRSLIGDAGFLKRLDPKKFTDETFGQLTVSDILSELEKPGRDPRPEFKTAEFQEGVETLKDLELGMILEGVVTNVTNFGAFVDIGVHQDGLVHISALSEKFIKDPHEAVKAGDVVKVKVMEVDIPRNRIALSMRMSDTPGEKVDGPRGGGRQGGGKGGQAPRSERHSSQEKPAPANAAMAALFANAKQLRK is encoded by the coding sequence ATGCTCAGCATCAACAACCGTATCGCCGAAGAACTGGGCGTGCGCCCGCAACAGGTCGCCGCCGCCGTACAGCTGCTGGATGAAGGCTCCACCGTGCCGTTCATCGCGCGTTACCGCAAGGAAGTCACCGGCAGCCTCGACGATACCCAGCTGCGCAACCTGGAAGAGCGCCTGCGCTACCTGCGCGAGCTCGATGATCGCCGCGCCAGCATCCTGGCCAGCATCGAGGAACAGGGCAAGCTGACTCCCGAGCTGACCCGTGAAATCAACCTCGCCGACACCAAGACGCGCCTCGAAGACCTTTACCTGCCCTACAAGCAGAAGCGCCGCACCAAGGGCCAGATCGCCCTGGAAGCCGGCCTCGGCGAGCTGGCCGATGCGCTGTTCAATGATCCGGGCCTGACGCCGGAGACCGAAGCGGCACGCTTCATCGATGCCGAGAAAGGCTTCGCCGACACCAAGGCGGTGCTCGAAGGCGCCAAGTACATCCTCATGGAGCGCTTCGCCGAGGACGCCAGCCTGCTCAGCAGCCTGCGCGGTTTCCTCAAGGATAACGCCACCCTGAGCGCCCGCGTTATAGCCGGCAAGGAAGAGGAAGGCGCCAAGTTCCGCGACTACTTCGAACATGACGAGAAGCTCAAGGGCGCTCCGTCGCACCGTGCCCTGGCGATCTTCCGCGGTCGCAACGAGGGCATCCTCAACGCCAGCCTCAAGGTCGGCGAAGAGCTGCCGGGCACCCTGCACCCGTGCGAAGGCATGATCGCCGAGCGTTTCGGCATTTCCAATCAGGGCCGCGCCGCCGACAAATGGCTGGGCGAAGTGGTGCGCTGGACCTGGAAGGTCAAGCTCTACACCCACCTGGAAACCGACCTGCTCGGCGAATTGCGTGAAGCGGCCGAGGACGAGGCGATCAGCGTGTTCGCCCGCAACCTGCATGACCTGCTACTGGCCGCCCCCGCCGGTCCGCGGGCGACCCTGGGCCTCGACCCGGGCCTGCGCACCGGTTGCAAGGTGGCCGTGGTCGATGCCACCGGCAAGCTGCTCGACACCGCCACCGTCTACCCGCACGCGCCGCGCAATGACTGGGACGGCACCCTCAACGTGCTGGCCAAGCTGTGCGCCAAGCATGGCGTCGACCTGATCGCCATCGGCAATGGCACCGCCAGCCGCGAGACCGACAAGCTGGCCATCGAGCTGATCAAGAAATACCCGGGCCTGAAGATGACCAAGATCATGGTCAGCGAAGCCGGCGCCTCGGTGTACTCGGCTTCGGAATTGGCCGCCAAGGAATTCCCGGATCTGGACGTATCGCTGCGTGGCGCGGTGTCCATCGCCCGCCGCCTGCAGGATCCGCTGGCCGAGCTGGTGAAGATCGACCCGAAATCCATCGGCGTCGGCCAGTACCAGCACGACGTGTCGCAGCTGAAGCTGGCGCGCAGCCTGGACGCCGTGGTGGAAGACTGCGTGAACGCCGTGGGCGTGGACGTCAACACCGCCTCCAGCGCCCTGCTGGCGCGGATTTCCGGCCTCAACGCGACCCTGGCGCAGAATATCGTCGCCCATCGCGACGCCCACGGCGCCTTCAAGACTCGCGACGCCCTAAAGAAAGTCCCGCGCCTGGGCGACAAGACCTTCGAACAGGCCGCCGGCTTTCTGCGTGTGATGAATGGCGACAACCCGCTGGACGCTTCCGCCGTGCACCCGGAAACCTACCCGCTGGTGCAGCGCATCGCCGCCGACACCGGCCGCGACATCCGCTCGCTGATCGGCGATGCGGGCTTCCTCAAGCGCCTGGACCCGAAGAAATTCACCGACGAAACCTTCGGCCAGCTGACCGTCAGCGACATTCTCAGCGAGCTGGAAAAACCCGGTCGCGACCCGCGCCCCGAGTTCAAGACCGCCGAGTTCCAGGAAGGCGTGGAAACGCTGAAGGACCTCGAACTGGGGATGATCCTCGAAGGCGTGGTCACCAACGTGACCAACTTCGGCGCCTTCGTCGACATCGGCGTACACCAGGACGGCCTGGTGCACATCTCGGCGCTGTCCGAGAAATTCATCAAGGACCCGCACGAGGCGGTCAAGGCCGGCGACGTGGTCAAGGTCAAGGTCATGGAAGTGGACATCCCGCGCAACCGCATCGCCCTGTCGATGCGCATGAGCGACACGCCCGGCGAGAAAGTCGATGGCCCGCGTGGTGGTGGTCGTCAGGGCGGCGGCAAAGGTGGCCAGGCGCCGCGCAGCGAGCGCCACTCCAGCCAGGAAAAACCGGCCCCGGCCAACGCCGCCATGGCCGCGCTGTTCGCCAACGCCAAGCAGCTGAGGAAGTAA
- a CDS encoding PaaI family thioesterase: MSDSADEIGKSSAFGRLLGLQIVKAEAGEAIIALSMHDGLRNLHGKLHGGALFSLIDTAMGQASHSLTDGEPSSVTLECKVNYIRGVTEGDLSCRAWVIHAGRRTQVIEAEVHQHDKLVAKAQATFACL; the protein is encoded by the coding sequence ATGAGCGACTCCGCGGATGAAATCGGCAAGAGCAGCGCCTTTGGGCGCCTGCTGGGCCTGCAAATCGTCAAGGCTGAAGCCGGTGAGGCGATCATCGCCCTGAGCATGCATGACGGCCTGCGCAACCTGCACGGCAAGCTGCACGGCGGCGCGCTGTTCTCGCTGATCGACACGGCAATGGGCCAGGCCAGCCACAGCCTGACCGACGGCGAACCGAGCAGCGTGACTCTGGAGTGCAAGGTCAACTACATCCGTGGCGTCACCGAAGGCGACCTGAGCTGCCGCGCCTGGGTTATCCACGCCGGCCGCCGCACCCAGGTGATCGAAGCCGAGGTGCACCAGCACGACAAGCTGGTGGCCAAGGCTCAGGCCACCTTCGCCTGCCTCTAA
- the gshA gene encoding glutamate--cysteine ligase: protein MSDLFSRRLALLGEHANLSLLSECLHGIERECLRVDEGGQLALSGHPAALGSALTNGQITTDYSESLLEFITGTAADPGETLAELERIHRFVYSKLDGEYLWSPSMPGPLPEEEVIPIARYGSSHIGQLKYVYRKGLALRYGKTMQCIAGIHYNFSLPEQLWALLQQAEGDGRSARDYQSSRYIALIRNFRRYSWLLMYLFGASPALDKNFMRGRPHQLQELDADTLYLPYATSLRMSDLGYQSEAQAGLTPCYNDLASYTDSLRQAVGTPYPPYVNIGTKKDGEWLQLNTNVLQIENEYYSNIRPKRVTYSGERPIQALMARGVQYVEARCLDINPFLPMGIDLAESRFLDAFLLYCALQDSPQLSNGECGSCSDNFLKVVKDGRRPGLHLQRHGAPVVLQTWAHELLDGIEAITRLLDRSQGTDAHGAALQAQRAKIDDASLTPSAQVLAELQKGETFAAFALRQSKRHAEHFRGQPLSAEQQAEFEQAARQSLQEQAELEAHEEGDFDSFAAAYQASILALAV from the coding sequence TTGAGCGACCTGTTCTCCCGCCGTCTGGCCCTGCTCGGCGAGCACGCCAACCTGTCCCTGCTCTCCGAGTGCCTGCACGGCATCGAGCGCGAATGCCTGCGCGTCGATGAAGGCGGCCAGCTGGCGCTGAGCGGGCACCCCGCTGCGCTGGGCTCGGCGCTGACCAACGGGCAGATCACCACGGACTATTCCGAGTCGCTGCTCGAGTTCATCACCGGCACCGCGGCAGACCCGGGCGAGACCCTGGCCGAGCTCGAACGCATCCACCGCTTCGTGTATAGCAAGCTCGACGGCGAGTACTTGTGGAGCCCCTCGATGCCGGGCCCGCTGCCCGAAGAAGAGGTCATTCCGATCGCCCGCTACGGCAGCTCGCATATCGGCCAGCTCAAGTACGTGTACCGCAAGGGCCTGGCCCTGCGTTACGGCAAGACCATGCAGTGCATCGCCGGCATCCACTACAACTTCTCCCTGCCCGAGCAGCTGTGGGCCCTGCTGCAGCAAGCCGAGGGTGACGGACGTAGCGCCCGCGACTACCAGTCCTCGCGCTACATCGCGCTGATCCGCAACTTCCGCCGTTACAGCTGGCTGCTGATGTACCTGTTCGGCGCCTCGCCGGCGCTGGACAAGAATTTCATGCGCGGCCGCCCGCATCAGCTCCAGGAGCTGGACGCCGACACCCTTTACCTGCCCTATGCCACCAGCCTGCGCATGAGCGATCTGGGTTACCAGAGCGAAGCCCAGGCCGGCCTTACGCCCTGCTACAACGACCTGGCGAGCTACACCGACAGCCTGCGCCAGGCCGTCGGCACGCCGTACCCGCCATACGTGAATATCGGCACCAAGAAGGACGGCGAGTGGCTGCAGCTCAATACCAACGTGCTGCAGATCGAAAACGAGTACTACTCCAACATCCGCCCCAAACGCGTGACTTATAGCGGCGAGCGGCCGATCCAGGCGCTGATGGCTCGCGGCGTGCAGTACGTCGAGGCGCGCTGCCTGGACATCAATCCGTTCCTGCCGATGGGCATCGACCTCGCCGAATCGCGTTTCCTCGATGCCTTCCTGCTCTACTGCGCCCTGCAGGACAGCCCGCAGCTGAGCAACGGCGAATGCGGCAGCTGCTCGGACAACTTCCTCAAGGTGGTCAAGGACGGGCGTCGACCCGGCCTGCACCTGCAACGCCACGGCGCACCCGTGGTGCTGCAGACCTGGGCCCACGAGCTGCTCGACGGTATCGAAGCGATCACCAGGCTGCTCGACCGCAGCCAGGGAACGGACGCCCATGGCGCCGCCCTGCAGGCCCAACGCGCGAAAATCGATGATGCCAGCCTGACGCCATCGGCCCAGGTGCTGGCCGAACTGCAGAAAGGCGAAACCTTCGCCGCCTTTGCGCTGCGCCAGAGCAAGCGCCACGCCGAGCATTTCCGTGGCCAGCCGCTGAGCGCCGAGCAACAGGCCGAGTTCGAGCAGGCCGCGCGCCAGTCTCTGCAGGAGCAAGCTGAACTGGAAGCCCACGAGGAAGGCGACTTCGATAGTTTCGCCGCCGCCTACCAGGCCAGCATCCTTGCCCTAGCCGTGTGA
- the rmf gene encoding ribosome modulation factor, whose protein sequence is MSQHDDKQHWSLESLTKAYQQGYMAGLAGNASDSLPFADSIPAAAWEAGWVDGEGQRRLSAEKLNRSPHAKKRA, encoded by the coding sequence ATGAGCCAACACGACGACAAGCAGCACTGGAGCCTGGAAAGCCTGACCAAGGCCTACCAGCAGGGCTATATGGCCGGCCTGGCCGGCAACGCCTCGGACAGCCTGCCCTTTGCCGACAGCATTCCCGCAGCCGCTTGGGAAGCCGGCTGGGTCGACGGCGAAGGCCAGCGCCGGCTCAGTGCGGAGAAGCTCAACCGCTCGCCGCATGCCAAGAAGCGCGCCTGA
- a CDS encoding MarR family winged helix-turn-helix transcriptional regulator has product MDTSPLPQNGGDALPDNWLDTLVGYALRRAQMKVFQHLVGNLAEHDLRPAQFTAMVIIDNEPGLMQADLARQLAIEPPQLVPLLNKLESRGLAQRVRGVQDKRAYGVFLTKAGIALLGKLKAIAVASDEAATAALDEDERAQLLRLLHKVNG; this is encoded by the coding sequence ATGGACACCTCGCCGCTGCCTCAGAACGGAGGCGATGCATTGCCTGACAACTGGCTGGATACCCTGGTCGGCTACGCGCTGCGCCGCGCCCAGATGAAGGTCTTCCAGCACCTGGTCGGCAACCTGGCCGAGCACGACCTGCGCCCGGCGCAGTTCACCGCCATGGTGATCATCGACAACGAGCCAGGCCTGATGCAGGCCGACCTGGCGCGCCAACTGGCCATCGAGCCGCCGCAACTGGTGCCACTGCTCAACAAACTGGAAAGCCGTGGCCTGGCCCAGCGCGTGCGCGGCGTGCAGGACAAGCGCGCCTATGGGGTGTTTCTCACCAAAGCCGGCATCGCCCTGCTCGGCAAACTCAAGGCCATTGCCGTAGCCAGCGATGAAGCGGCCACCGCTGCCCTGGACGAGGATGAGCGTGCGCAGCTGCTGCGGTTGCTGCATAAGGTCAACGGTTAA
- a CDS encoding acyl-CoA dehydrogenase family protein, with translation MWQYKAPLRDMRFVLEHWLQAPAVWAELPAFTDVDLPLALQVLEEAARFSSGVLAPLNASGDRQGCRWQAGEVGTPDGFAAAYRAYVEGGWPALACAPEHGGQGLPQLLDAALQEMLYASNHAWAMYTGIAHGAYLCLRANAPQALRERYLPVIVSGEILPTMCLTEPQAGSDVGLLRCRAELQGDGSYRLTGSKLFISGGEHDLTDDILHLVLARLPDAPASTRGISLFLVPKRLDDGRRNAVRCDGIEHKMGIKGSATCSLSFDSAQGWLIGEANRGLAALFVMMNSARLHVGLQGLGHAEAAWQNAADYARERQQMRAPRRPKGVAAAAVDPIHYHPAMRLALLRLRTVSQGLRAIGYWGAHLLDQAEHAEQEAEREQAARLAGLLTPVIKAFFTDQGFNLASEALQVFGGYGYTGEYAIEQTLRDSRIAMIYEGSNEIQANDLLLRKVLGDGCVALDELLAVFEQEAAAGGEYAERLNALCAKWRGLVSGIFNHAQGDDEYPYRIAGDFLHLLGWSLLAFAWARSARLAALLRAEDPWYQEKLDSAAFFFTYLLPETELRLARIDAARAPLAFLS, from the coding sequence ATGTGGCAGTACAAGGCGCCGCTGCGCGATATGCGTTTCGTCCTCGAACACTGGTTGCAGGCACCTGCAGTCTGGGCCGAGCTGCCGGCATTCACTGACGTCGACCTGCCGCTGGCCTTGCAGGTACTGGAGGAGGCCGCACGCTTCAGCTCCGGAGTGCTGGCGCCGCTCAATGCCAGCGGGGATCGCCAGGGTTGTCGCTGGCAGGCCGGCGAGGTCGGCACGCCAGACGGTTTCGCCGCCGCCTATCGCGCCTATGTGGAGGGCGGCTGGCCGGCGCTGGCCTGTGCGCCCGAGCACGGCGGCCAGGGCTTGCCGCAGTTGCTGGACGCGGCGCTGCAGGAAATGCTCTACGCCAGCAATCACGCCTGGGCGATGTATACCGGCATCGCCCACGGCGCCTACCTGTGCTTGCGGGCCAATGCGCCGCAGGCGCTCAGGGAGCGCTATCTGCCGGTCATCGTCAGCGGGGAAATCCTGCCGACCATGTGCCTCACCGAGCCCCAGGCCGGCAGTGACGTGGGTCTGCTGCGCTGCCGCGCCGAGCTTCAGGGCGACGGCAGTTATCGTCTGACCGGCAGCAAGCTGTTCATCTCGGGCGGCGAGCACGACCTGACCGACGACATCCTGCATCTGGTGCTGGCGCGCTTGCCGGATGCGCCGGCGAGCACCCGCGGCATCTCCCTGTTTCTGGTGCCCAAGCGGCTGGACGACGGCCGTCGCAATGCCGTGCGCTGCGACGGCATCGAGCACAAGATGGGTATCAAGGGCAGCGCCACCTGCTCGCTAAGCTTCGACAGTGCTCAGGGCTGGCTGATCGGCGAGGCCAATCGCGGCCTGGCGGCCTTGTTCGTGATGATGAACTCGGCGCGTTTGCATGTGGGCCTGCAGGGCTTGGGGCATGCCGAAGCGGCCTGGCAGAACGCGGCGGATTACGCCCGCGAACGCCAGCAGATGCGCGCGCCACGCCGACCGAAAGGCGTCGCCGCGGCGGCTGTCGACCCAATCCATTACCACCCGGCCATGCGCCTGGCGCTGCTGCGCTTGCGCACGGTCAGCCAGGGGCTGCGCGCCATCGGCTACTGGGGCGCTCACCTGCTCGACCAGGCCGAGCACGCTGAACAGGAGGCCGAGCGAGAGCAGGCCGCGCGCCTGGCCGGTCTGCTGACACCGGTGATCAAGGCCTTCTTCACCGACCAGGGGTTCAATCTGGCCAGCGAGGCGCTGCAGGTCTTTGGCGGCTATGGATACACCGGAGAGTACGCCATTGAGCAAACCCTGCGCGACAGCCGTATCGCCATGATCTACGAAGGTAGCAACGAGATTCAGGCCAACGATCTGCTGCTGCGCAAGGTGCTCGGGGATGGCTGCGTAGCGCTGGATGAATTGCTGGCGGTGTTCGAGCAGGAAGCCGCGGCGGGCGGCGAATATGCCGAACGGCTGAACGCGTTGTGCGCGAAATGGCGCGGTTTGGTGAGCGGCATCTTCAACCATGCCCAAGGCGACGATGAATACCCGTATCGCATTGCCGGCGATTTTCTCCATCTGCTCGGCTGGTCACTGCTGGCGTTCGCCTGGGCGCGTTCGGCACGCTTGGCGGCGCTGTTGCGCGCCGAGGATCCCTGGTATCAGGAGAAGCTCGACAGCGCGGCGTTCTTCTTCACCTACCTGTTGCCGGAGACCGAGCTGCGCCTCGCCCGGATCGACGCTGCTCGGGCACCGCTGGCGTTTCTCTCTTGA
- a CDS encoding thiolase family protein, with product MSGGQYSAFEDIAVIEALRTPWSDLNGPLAQVSPIDLGIKVGRAVLARAALDPTAVDGVFAGSMAQASFDAYMLPRHIGLYSGVPQQVPALAVQRICGTGLELLRQGAMHLQCGGQLALCVGSESMSRNPIASYEHRAGFRLGAPVGFRDFLWEALLDPAPGVDMIATAERLAREYGISREQVDIYALDSHQRALLARDSGWLAEEIVAVGNERFELDGYQARGIELPRRVTEVTQDTHPRPTDAEALARLNAIHPGGVQTAGNSCAVVDGAAAALVGRASDCTKPPLALLRASSVVGVAPEIMGIGPAPAIQLLLQRSGLGLNDIGLLEINEAQGAQVLAVSQALELDPTCLNQRGGSIALGHPLAATGLRLVMTLARQLRDTNRRYGIAAACIGGGQGMALLIENPGYQA from the coding sequence GTGAGTGGCGGCCAGTACAGCGCCTTCGAGGATATCGCCGTCATCGAGGCGCTGCGCACGCCCTGGAGTGATCTGAACGGGCCGCTGGCCCAGGTATCGCCCATCGATCTGGGTATCAAGGTTGGCCGCGCGGTGCTGGCCCGCGCCGCTCTCGATCCGACAGCGGTGGACGGCGTGTTCGCCGGCTCCATGGCCCAGGCCAGTTTCGACGCCTATATGCTGCCGCGGCATATTGGCCTGTACAGTGGCGTGCCCCAGCAGGTGCCAGCGCTGGCGGTGCAGCGTATCTGCGGCACCGGTCTGGAGCTGCTGCGCCAAGGGGCGATGCATCTGCAGTGTGGCGGGCAGCTGGCGCTGTGCGTGGGCAGCGAGTCGATGTCGCGCAACCCGATTGCCAGCTACGAGCACCGCGCAGGTTTTCGCCTCGGTGCGCCGGTCGGCTTCAGGGATTTTCTCTGGGAAGCCCTGCTGGACCCGGCGCCGGGCGTGGACATGATCGCCACCGCCGAGCGCCTGGCCCGCGAGTACGGCATCAGCCGAGAGCAGGTGGATATTTACGCCTTGGACAGTCATCAACGCGCACTGCTGGCCCGCGACAGCGGCTGGCTGGCCGAGGAGATCGTCGCCGTCGGCAATGAGCGTTTCGAGCTGGACGGTTATCAGGCCCGCGGCATCGAGCTGCCCAGGCGAGTTACCGAGGTGACGCAGGATACCCACCCGCGACCCACCGATGCCGAGGCGCTGGCGCGCCTCAACGCCATTCACCCAGGCGGCGTGCAGACCGCCGGCAACAGCTGCGCGGTGGTCGATGGCGCGGCGGCGGCACTGGTCGGTCGCGCCTCCGATTGCACGAAACCGCCTCTGGCGCTGTTGCGTGCCTCCAGCGTGGTTGGCGTGGCACCGGAGATCATGGGTATCGGCCCGGCGCCGGCCATTCAGTTGCTGCTGCAGCGCAGCGGCCTGGGGCTGAACGACATCGGCCTGCTGGAAATCAACGAGGCCCAGGGCGCCCAGGTGCTGGCGGTCAGTCAGGCACTGGAGCTGGACCCTACGTGCCTGAATCAGCGCGGCGGCTCCATCGCCCTCGGCCATCCCTTGGCCGCTACCGGCCTGCGCCTGGTGATGACTCTGGCGCGGCAGCTGCGCGACACCAATCGGCGTTACGGCATCGCCGCAGCCTGCATCGGTGGCGGGCAGGGCATGGCGCTGCTGATCGAGAATCCGGGCTACCAGGCCTGA